A window from Planococcus maritimus encodes these proteins:
- a CDS encoding long-chain-fatty-acid--CoA ligase, with translation MIVPLTPLDWKRRAAKYYPEKVAVIDGDKRFTYREFAQRSEQLGTALHQAGIKPHDHVAVMLPNTHYMLEAFYGIPALGAVIVPLNYRLSAKDLGYIIQHSDAKMLIVDAEYAKILEDIQGDLPIEKYIIAPAEGHETTLPGVDYEEFITTAAGERMPSVELDENQMLSLNYTSGTTSNPKGVMQTHRTNYLNGANFLHHLEIKYDDVYLHTLPMFHTNGWGGVWAITAAGATHVCLRKVDPPLILELFESHGITSLCGAPTVVNMLVNEPTAKDIQLSTSIRMGTAGAPPAAALIAKAQQTLGLNMMHVYGLTETSPFILYCEWKNEFDALDADQQASIKARQGIELAFNGETKVVNQGDGKEVAWNGKELGEIITRGNVVMAGYYKDPEKTAEAIRDGWFYTGDLAVTHPDGFIEIQDRIKDMIISGGENISSTEIEGVLYKHPAIAEVAVIAVPDEKWGEVPKAIIVLHKGAEATEQEVLDYTRDHLARFKVPKSVDFVESLPKTATGKLQKFQLREMYWSGGKKVN, from the coding sequence ATGATCGTACCATTGACACCGTTGGACTGGAAACGGCGGGCAGCCAAGTATTATCCGGAGAAAGTCGCTGTGATCGACGGAGACAAGCGTTTTACATACCGGGAGTTTGCACAGCGATCTGAACAGTTGGGAACTGCCCTGCATCAGGCAGGCATCAAGCCACATGACCACGTCGCTGTGATGCTGCCGAACACTCATTATATGCTCGAAGCCTTTTACGGCATCCCAGCTCTTGGAGCGGTCATCGTTCCGCTTAATTACCGGCTGTCAGCAAAAGACTTGGGCTATATCATTCAACATAGCGATGCGAAGATGCTGATTGTTGATGCGGAATACGCCAAAATACTGGAAGACATCCAAGGGGACTTGCCAATCGAAAAATACATCATTGCTCCGGCTGAAGGACACGAAACGACTCTTCCAGGTGTCGACTACGAGGAATTTATCACGACCGCAGCTGGCGAGCGTATGCCTTCAGTGGAACTTGATGAAAACCAGATGCTGTCGCTCAATTACACGAGCGGCACCACTTCGAATCCTAAAGGCGTCATGCAGACGCACCGCACAAATTATTTGAACGGCGCGAACTTCCTGCATCATTTGGAGATCAAATACGATGATGTCTATTTGCATACCTTGCCGATGTTTCATACAAATGGCTGGGGCGGGGTATGGGCGATTACAGCAGCCGGTGCGACGCATGTGTGCCTTCGAAAAGTCGACCCGCCACTTATCCTTGAATTGTTTGAAAGCCACGGCATTACCTCACTCTGCGGTGCGCCAACGGTCGTCAATATGCTGGTCAATGAACCGACAGCCAAAGACATTCAGTTGAGTACCTCTATCCGCATGGGAACAGCCGGTGCTCCGCCTGCTGCGGCACTCATCGCCAAAGCCCAGCAAACGCTCGGCCTTAACATGATGCATGTTTACGGGCTAACCGAAACCTCGCCGTTTATTTTGTATTGTGAATGGAAAAATGAGTTTGATGCACTGGATGCGGATCAACAGGCGAGCATCAAAGCACGACAAGGAATTGAGTTGGCGTTTAACGGGGAAACAAAAGTCGTCAACCAAGGCGATGGCAAAGAAGTCGCCTGGAACGGCAAAGAACTCGGGGAAATCATTACCCGCGGCAATGTGGTCATGGCCGGCTATTACAAAGATCCGGAAAAAACCGCAGAAGCGATACGCGATGGTTGGTTTTACACGGGGGATCTCGCCGTGACACATCCAGATGGCTTTATTGAAATCCAGGACCGCATTAAAGACATGATCATCTCAGGCGGCGAAAACATTTCCTCGACTGAAATTGAAGGCGTGCTGTATAAGCATCCCGCGATTGCGGAAGTGGCGGTCATTGCCGTACCGGATGAGAAGTGGGGGGAAGTGCCAAAAGCGATCATCGTGCTGCACAAGGGAGCGGAAGCGACCGAACAGGAAGTTCTGGATTACACACGGGATCACTTGGCGCGCTTCAAAGTGCCAAAATCGGTCGACTTTGTGGAATCCTTGCCCAAAACGGCGACTGGCAAGCTGCAGAAATTCCAATTGCGTGAAATGTACTGGAGCGGCGGCAAGAAAGTCAATTAA
- a CDS encoding DMT family transporter, producing the protein MNNRFIFAFLVIVTTSLMGSSFAVGKIGLEHVSPLLLVGIRFTIAGSLMALFVKLFRRKHPKTVSEWLRVFLIGFFQTAGVMGCIFLSLRTITAGESAILTFTNPLLVVLFGTLALGIRYRIVQWGGVLLGFFGVFITMGSQVNMEIGTLFGFGSAISWAVGTLLIKQWGIRLDTWVLTAYQMLFGGLILLVASSLLETPTLAINPESLFIIFWLSIPASIIQFAIWFFLLQNGNPGKVSAFLFLAPFFGVLTGWLLLGERVGISLVIGGALIFLGIFLVNWPEKRQEAAIPSKAL; encoded by the coding sequence ATGAACAATAGATTTATTTTCGCTTTTCTTGTTATTGTTACGACCAGCTTGATGGGATCTTCGTTTGCGGTGGGCAAAATCGGGCTCGAGCACGTCTCGCCGCTGTTGTTGGTAGGGATTCGCTTTACGATTGCCGGCAGCTTGATGGCGCTATTCGTTAAGCTGTTCCGCCGCAAACATCCCAAAACGGTTTCTGAATGGCTGCGCGTGTTCTTGATCGGCTTTTTTCAGACGGCCGGGGTCATGGGCTGCATTTTTCTAAGCCTCCGGACGATCACTGCCGGAGAATCTGCCATTTTAACGTTTACGAATCCCTTGCTCGTTGTGTTATTTGGAACGTTGGCACTTGGCATCCGGTACCGGATTGTGCAATGGGGAGGGGTGCTGCTTGGATTTTTCGGCGTATTCATCACTATGGGCAGTCAAGTGAATATGGAAATCGGCACGCTGTTCGGTTTTGGCAGCGCCATCTCCTGGGCCGTTGGAACTTTGCTGATTAAGCAATGGGGCATCCGTTTGGATACGTGGGTGCTGACGGCGTATCAGATGCTGTTTGGCGGATTGATCTTACTAGTCGCCAGTAGTTTATTGGAAACTCCGACACTTGCAATCAACCCAGAATCGCTGTTTATCATTTTTTGGCTGTCGATTCCCGCATCGATTATCCAATTTGCGATTTGGTTTTTCTTGCTGCAAAATGGCAATCCGGGGAAAGTCAGCGCCTTTTTGTTTTTAGCGCCATTTTTCGGTGTTTTAACCGGATGGCTGCTTTTGGGAGAGCGGGTCGGCATTTCGCTGGTCATTGGCGGGGCCTTGATATTCTTAGGGATTTTCCTGGTAAATTGGCCTGAGAAGCGGCAGGAAGCAGCAATTCCCAGTAAAGCCTTGTGA
- a CDS encoding helix-turn-helix transcriptional regulator, protein MTSSLLLHAIEFSTLPRGRSYHVPLHRHQHVTEMLWVEAGPLELVTPTGHHVVESGALVLIPAGAWHAWSVYDNEEQRWHRLLLTATTESGKICITSPAGAALIPALCRELAREFENKSTLSSKAHLLIDWLWLTVTRHQPQPLPLVKSIKMSSVMHTMEEKCHSSFSLADAANEAGLSKFHFSRLFKEASGHTPLQFIISCRMERAQQLLAMTEEPVAAIAERCGYKSVTQFHAAFTRHTAMTPKRCREQGLEAKR, encoded by the coding sequence ATGACATCTTCCCTCCTTTTACATGCAATTGAATTCAGTACTTTGCCGCGAGGCCGCTCCTATCACGTTCCGCTGCACCGACACCAGCACGTAACCGAAATGCTTTGGGTCGAAGCGGGACCACTCGAACTAGTGACCCCAACCGGACATCACGTCGTTGAGAGCGGGGCGTTAGTGTTGATTCCAGCAGGCGCCTGGCATGCTTGGTCAGTCTATGATAACGAGGAACAACGCTGGCATCGGTTGTTATTGACGGCCACTACGGAAAGCGGCAAAATTTGTATCACTTCCCCTGCTGGCGCTGCCTTGATTCCCGCCCTGTGTAGGGAATTGGCACGGGAGTTTGAAAACAAAAGCACCTTGTCCAGTAAAGCACACCTGCTAATTGACTGGTTATGGCTAACCGTTACGAGACATCAGCCTCAACCGCTTCCTCTGGTGAAATCAATCAAGATGAGTAGTGTTATGCACACAATGGAAGAAAAATGCCACTCATCCTTTTCACTTGCTGACGCGGCAAACGAGGCGGGTCTCAGTAAATTTCACTTTAGCCGCTTGTTTAAAGAAGCCTCTGGCCATACACCGCTCCAATTTATCATCAGCTGCCGCATGGAACGAGCCCAGCAGCTGTTGGCGATGACGGAAGAACCGGTCGCTGCCATTGCTGAACGTTGCGGCTATAAGAGCGTGACACAATTTCACGCTGCCTTTACACGCCATACAGCCATGACCCCGAAGCGTTGCCGTGAGCAAGGCTTGGAGGCAAAACGATGA
- a CDS encoding VTT domain-containing protein has product MSKAWRQNDEPRAIYWESGAKMMSELFAVAEFCMLLILSIGIGALGFIPSILITPINLDRFGLIGGSALSVVGEIIGALIGFCLYRYGAKHLPSAWQQQRWFQFFLRQKNGAVFFAVIAFRLLPFAPSGAVTAAAALTTISAPAFFWASSIGKLPVLALEITLAFGMVFWLPRSFLYGVIGVCFVGMLLMALKKKRSSTKLNRQTR; this is encoded by the coding sequence GTGAGCAAGGCTTGGAGGCAAAACGATGAGCCGCGTGCGATTTACTGGGAAAGCGGGGCGAAGATGATGAGCGAACTCTTTGCTGTCGCGGAGTTTTGCATGCTGTTGATTCTCAGTATCGGAATCGGCGCACTTGGGTTCATCCCAAGTATTCTCATCACCCCCATTAACCTTGACCGCTTTGGATTGATCGGCGGCAGCGCTTTGTCTGTTGTCGGTGAAATCATCGGCGCATTAATCGGCTTTTGCTTGTATCGTTACGGCGCCAAGCACCTTCCGTCTGCTTGGCAACAGCAGCGGTGGTTTCAATTCTTTCTACGTCAAAAGAACGGGGCTGTGTTTTTCGCGGTCATTGCATTTCGGCTCTTGCCTTTTGCCCCGTCTGGCGCGGTGACCGCTGCCGCTGCCTTGACAACCATTTCCGCGCCGGCTTTCTTTTGGGCGAGTTCGATCGGGAAACTGCCAGTGTTGGCGTTGGAAATCACCTTGGCCTTTGGCATGGTTTTCTGGCTGCCGCGTTCTTTCTTGTATGGCGTAATCGGTGTTTGCTTCGTTGGGATGTTGCTAATGGCGCTAAAGAAAAAACGCAGTTCCACTAAATTAAATAGGCAGACACGATAA
- the parC gene encoding DNA topoisomerase IV subunit A, whose product MTQTERFQDLPLEEVIGDRFGRYSKYIIQDRALPDARDGLKPVQRRILYAMHHEGNTNDKAFRKSAKTVGNVIGNYHPHGDSSVYEAMVRLSQDWKIRHMLVEMHGNNGSMDGDSPAAMRYTEARLSAISGELLRDIEKRTVEFIPNFDDVDVEPTVLPARFPNLLVNGSTGISAGYATDIPPHALHEALDAVLMRIDKPDASIDELMTVLKGPDFPTGGIIQGVDGIKKAYETGRGKIAVRSKAAVEPLKGGKEQIVITEIPFEVNKASLIKKIDDHRFDRKLDGISEVRDESDRTGLRIVIELKKEVQAAGILNYLYKNTDLQISYNFNMVAIHHRRPTMMTLPTMLDAYIEHQKEVVTKRSEFDLQKASDRMHIVEGLIKALSILDKVIKTIRASKDKRDAKNNLISKFEFSEAQAEAIVSLQLYRLTNTDITDLEKEEESLRKLIAELTGILTSATKLKNLIKKELQAIRKKFAEPRRSEIEEKIEELTITREIMIPSEEVIVTVTKEGYVKRTSTRSHAASNGKDFAMKDSDHLLFEGNLNTQHTVLIFTTGGNFVFQPVNELPDIKWKDLGQHLSSIVTLDTNESVLAVFPFEDFEQDATILTVSKFGQVKRSALKDYQVQRYSRAIKTMNLKKGDDMIFAGLVTNESELFLATKMAYGVRFPLEEVPVTGLRTAGVKGLNLKEGDEAVSAVMIDAEKTLDLVLATQRGAAKKMKLSEFESGSRAKRGVVMLRELKSNPHRVVAVIGTTGKEEILLETTKGLRIPIAPGRLKAVDRYSNGSFIVDETTDGTVTAIYRIPTAE is encoded by the coding sequence ATGACACAAACCGAACGTTTCCAAGATCTGCCCTTAGAAGAAGTCATCGGCGATCGGTTTGGCCGTTACAGTAAATACATCATCCAGGACCGCGCGCTGCCGGATGCGCGCGATGGGTTAAAGCCGGTGCAGCGCCGCATCTTGTATGCTATGCATCACGAAGGTAACACCAACGACAAAGCGTTCCGGAAATCCGCCAAAACGGTCGGGAATGTCATCGGTAATTACCACCCGCACGGCGATAGTTCTGTGTACGAAGCGATGGTACGCCTTAGCCAGGACTGGAAAATCCGCCACATGCTCGTCGAGATGCACGGCAATAACGGCTCGATGGACGGGGATTCGCCGGCCGCAATGCGTTACACAGAAGCCCGCCTTTCTGCGATTTCTGGTGAATTGTTGCGCGATATTGAAAAACGCACCGTTGAGTTTATCCCGAACTTTGATGATGTGGACGTTGAACCGACCGTTTTGCCGGCGCGGTTCCCGAACTTGCTCGTCAACGGTTCTACTGGGATCTCTGCTGGGTATGCGACCGACATCCCGCCGCATGCGCTGCATGAAGCACTTGATGCCGTCCTTATGCGCATCGACAAGCCGGATGCTTCGATCGATGAATTGATGACGGTCTTAAAAGGCCCCGATTTTCCGACCGGCGGCATCATCCAAGGCGTCGACGGCATCAAAAAAGCTTACGAAACCGGGCGCGGCAAAATCGCCGTCCGTTCTAAGGCGGCTGTTGAACCGTTAAAAGGCGGCAAAGAACAAATCGTCATCACGGAAATCCCGTTCGAAGTGAACAAAGCGAGCCTCATCAAGAAAATCGATGACCACCGCTTTGACCGCAAACTCGACGGTATCTCGGAAGTACGCGATGAATCCGACCGTACGGGCCTCCGTATCGTCATCGAATTGAAAAAAGAAGTCCAGGCGGCCGGCATCTTGAACTATTTATATAAAAACACCGACCTCCAAATCAGCTATAACTTCAATATGGTGGCGATTCATCACCGCCGTCCGACGATGATGACTTTGCCGACGATGCTCGATGCCTACATCGAACATCAAAAAGAAGTCGTGACGAAACGCTCGGAATTTGACTTGCAAAAAGCAAGCGACCGCATGCACATTGTCGAAGGCTTGATCAAAGCCTTGTCGATCCTCGATAAAGTGATCAAAACAATCCGCGCGTCGAAAGACAAACGCGATGCGAAAAACAACTTGATCTCAAAATTCGAGTTTTCAGAAGCGCAAGCAGAAGCAATTGTGTCCTTGCAGCTCTACCGACTGACGAATACCGATATCACCGATCTCGAAAAAGAAGAAGAAAGCTTACGCAAACTCATTGCCGAGCTGACGGGTATCTTGACGAGTGCGACGAAGCTCAAAAACCTCATCAAAAAGGAATTGCAGGCCATACGCAAGAAATTCGCAGAGCCACGGCGCTCTGAGATCGAAGAAAAGATCGAAGAGTTGACCATTACGCGTGAAATTATGATCCCGAGTGAAGAAGTCATCGTTACCGTGACAAAAGAAGGCTATGTGAAACGGACAAGCACCCGCTCCCACGCGGCATCGAACGGCAAAGACTTCGCCATGAAAGACAGTGATCATCTATTGTTCGAAGGCAATCTCAATACACAGCATACGGTGTTGATCTTCACGACCGGCGGAAATTTCGTGTTCCAGCCTGTCAATGAACTGCCGGACATCAAATGGAAAGACCTCGGCCAGCATTTATCGAGCATCGTCACGCTCGATACCAACGAATCGGTGCTCGCTGTATTCCCGTTTGAAGACTTTGAACAAGACGCAACCATTTTAACCGTCTCGAAATTTGGCCAAGTGAAGCGTTCCGCATTAAAAGACTACCAAGTGCAACGCTATTCACGCGCTATCAAAACGATGAACTTGAAAAAAGGCGACGACATGATCTTCGCCGGGCTCGTGACGAACGAGAGCGAATTGTTCCTGGCCACGAAAATGGCTTACGGCGTGCGCTTCCCGCTAGAAGAAGTACCCGTGACAGGTCTCCGGACTGCGGGTGTCAAAGGCTTGAACTTAAAAGAAGGCGACGAAGCGGTGTCTGCAGTTATGATTGATGCAGAAAAAACACTGGATCTCGTGCTCGCGACACAGCGCGGGGCCGCCAAGAAAATGAAACTCAGCGAATTCGAAAGCGGCAGCCGTGCCAAACGCGGCGTTGTCATGCTGCGGGAATTGAAATCCAATCCTCACCGCGTCGTCGCCGTCATCGGCACGACCGGAAAAGAAGAAATTCTGCTCGAAACGACCAAAGGATTGCGCATTCCGATCGCGCCAGGCCGCCTGAAAGCAGTTGATCGTTATTCCAACGGGTCGTTCATCGTAGACGAAACCACCGATGGTACCGTCACGGCTATATATCGCATCCCGACCGCTGAATAA
- a CDS encoding YeeE/YedE family protein: MTTSTRVQPVNEVNDPVYRDTTALNAPQKSLIAGGMGVAALLTVYLLATQHIAQTVLLGIGLLLGYTLFHARFGFTSAFRRFMSVGNGQAMRSHMLMLAVAVTLFAPILAYGYSFFGTGVSGYVSPVGVSLVVGSFIFGIGMQLGGGCASGTLYAIGGGRSVMFITLLFFIIGTTIGAYHLPFWTEDLPAFEPISLATSTGLGYGGAWLVSIALFGLIAWITLIIEKKKRAPKMAPLPTTTGWKRIFRGSWPLVAAAIALAVLNALTLMTRGTPWGITSAFALWGSKIAAFFGVDVASWGYWQGANAALLESSIFADSTTVLNFGVILGAFLASAAGGLFKFTKITMGNFWASVVGGLLMGYGARLAFGCNIGAYFGGIASFSLHGYIWGILALAGTFFALYLRPLFGLSVPKSNDSVC; the protein is encoded by the coding sequence ATGACGACTAGCACTCGCGTTCAACCCGTTAACGAAGTCAACGATCCCGTCTACCGGGATACCACCGCGTTAAACGCTCCTCAGAAATCTTTAATTGCCGGGGGGATGGGGGTCGCTGCTTTACTGACCGTTTATTTGCTCGCCACACAGCATATCGCCCAAACGGTACTGCTCGGCATCGGGCTATTGCTCGGATACACCTTGTTTCACGCGCGATTTGGCTTCACTTCAGCCTTTCGGCGGTTCATGTCGGTCGGAAATGGCCAGGCAATGCGCTCGCATATGCTCATGCTCGCAGTTGCTGTGACATTGTTCGCCCCGATTCTGGCATATGGCTACTCTTTCTTCGGAACAGGCGTCTCGGGCTATGTATCTCCGGTCGGCGTGAGCTTGGTTGTCGGTTCGTTCATCTTTGGAATCGGCATGCAACTCGGCGGCGGTTGCGCTTCCGGAACCTTGTATGCGATCGGTGGCGGACGTTCCGTTATGTTCATCACCTTGTTGTTCTTCATTATTGGGACAACGATCGGTGCTTATCACCTGCCATTTTGGACCGAAGACTTGCCAGCATTTGAACCCATATCGCTAGCTACGTCAACAGGGCTGGGATACGGCGGGGCATGGCTCGTCTCCATCGCGTTATTTGGTCTCATTGCTTGGATCACGTTAATCATCGAGAAAAAGAAACGCGCTCCGAAAATGGCGCCGCTTCCGACAACGACTGGGTGGAAACGCATTTTCCGCGGATCTTGGCCGTTGGTTGCTGCAGCGATTGCACTCGCTGTCCTGAATGCATTGACCTTAATGACGCGTGGCACTCCTTGGGGCATTACGTCCGCTTTTGCCTTATGGGGATCGAAAATTGCCGCATTCTTCGGCGTAGACGTCGCGAGCTGGGGCTATTGGCAAGGAGCCAATGCTGCCTTACTTGAGTCATCGATTTTCGCAGATTCCACGACGGTGTTAAATTTCGGGGTCATCCTGGGCGCTTTCCTTGCTTCAGCCGCAGGTGGGTTGTTCAAATTCACCAAAATCACGATGGGCAACTTCTGGGCGTCTGTCGTCGGCGGTTTGTTGATGGGCTACGGGGCACGCCTTGCGTTTGGCTGCAACATCGGTGCGTATTTCGGCGGCATCGCATCTTTCAGCCTACACGGTTACATCTGGGGCATTCTAGCGCTGGCCGGCACCTTTTTCGCTTTGTACTTGCGGCCGTTATTCGGCTTATCTGTCCCGAAATCCAACGATTCGGTTTGCTAA